Proteins from a genomic interval of Symmachiella macrocystis:
- a CDS encoding M14-type cytosolic carboxypeptidase: protein MSLVSKTVAALCALAACTMTVDAGELRVTSDFPGGSAQVVQIDQAARRVSIRPAGDPQFGWPCWWYFRLDGIEPGETITLEVVADQLKRANGQALSANWALPRRAAMSIDQKLWLQTQPGVRDKNRAVWTAKIDATTAWFAWGPPFLPSDAEALTKKLDKSSPHATAFTLCRTRAGRAVPAITVTEGGDDDGTRMAVWVQARQHAWESGASWVGRGFAEWLISDDPRAVALRHRAVVYFVPIMDIDNTATGNGGKEQVPYDHNRGWFADTQWNAIKTAKQKLEALDQRQRLVAFIDLHNPGANSPKPFFFVAAPSLVSKQRYIHQERFIKACRSEFVDPWPLEKELKTTGPQYDPLWKRISANWINQNTQNYAVGITLETAWNTPHSNTTGYQMIGRRLGLGLERYLRTDPRENGPKQQ, encoded by the coding sequence GTGTCTCTCGTTTCCAAAACCGTGGCTGCCTTATGCGCGCTGGCCGCCTGTACGATGACGGTCGATGCCGGGGAACTGCGGGTCACCTCCGATTTTCCCGGCGGATCGGCTCAGGTTGTGCAGATTGATCAAGCCGCACGTCGCGTCTCGATCCGCCCCGCCGGAGATCCTCAATTCGGTTGGCCCTGTTGGTGGTATTTTCGTCTGGACGGAATTGAGCCGGGCGAAACGATAACCTTGGAGGTTGTGGCGGACCAACTCAAACGTGCGAACGGACAAGCGCTCAGTGCGAATTGGGCTTTGCCGAGACGCGCGGCAATGAGCATCGATCAGAAGCTGTGGTTACAAACTCAGCCAGGTGTGCGCGATAAGAATCGTGCAGTCTGGACCGCAAAAATTGATGCAACCACCGCGTGGTTTGCTTGGGGGCCGCCGTTTCTTCCCAGTGACGCCGAAGCCTTGACCAAAAAACTGGACAAGTCGTCCCCGCACGCAACGGCGTTTACGCTTTGCCGCACACGTGCCGGTCGCGCTGTGCCTGCGATAACAGTCACCGAAGGTGGTGACGATGACGGCACACGAATGGCTGTGTGGGTGCAAGCGCGGCAACACGCGTGGGAATCCGGCGCGAGTTGGGTCGGACGTGGTTTTGCTGAATGGCTCATTAGCGATGATCCCCGTGCTGTAGCGCTGCGTCATCGAGCGGTCGTGTATTTCGTGCCGATCATGGACATCGACAATACGGCGACCGGGAATGGCGGGAAGGAACAAGTCCCCTATGACCACAACCGTGGATGGTTTGCCGATACGCAATGGAATGCCATTAAAACTGCCAAGCAGAAGCTGGAGGCGTTGGATCAACGACAGCGCCTTGTCGCGTTCATCGATTTACACAATCCAGGGGCCAATTCACCGAAGCCGTTCTTCTTCGTTGCCGCACCGAGCCTAGTATCTAAGCAACGATATATTCACCAAGAACGATTCATCAAAGCCTGCCGCTCGGAATTTGTCGACCCTTGGCCTTTGGAAAAAGAGTTAAAGACCACCGGCCCGCAATACGATCCATTGTGGAAACGAATTTCGGCGAATTGGATCAATCAGAATACGCAGAATTACGCCGTCGGCATAACGCTAGAAACCGCTTGGAATACGCCACACAGTAACACAACCGGGTATCAGATGATCGGTCGGCGATTGGGGCTAGGGCTGGAGCGTTACTTACGGACCGATCCTCGAGAAAACGGCCCTAAGCAACAATAA